The Caldisericia bacterium DNA segment TTTTAATTGGAGGAAAAGAAGGTATTAGTGAAAAGGCCAAAGAAAATTTAAAGAGATTTTTTAATAATTTAAATATTGTTAAAACTTATAATGGATATTTTAATGAATATGAGGAAGAAAAAATTCTATCAGAAATTAAAGATATAAATCCTGATATATTACTGGTAGGAATGGGTTCTGAAAAACAAGAGCTTTGGATTTGGAAACATAAAGATGTTTTTAAAAATGTAGGAGTATGTATAGGAGTTGGTGGTACACTCGACATTTGGGCAGGAGAAAAAAAGAGAGCACCAAAATTTATTCAAAAAATGGGTCTTGAGTGGTTGTACAGAGTTCTTATTGAGCCAAAAAGAATATTTAGGATTTTTAAAATTTTTAGATTTATATATAAACTATTTATTGAAAGATGGAAAAAATCCTTTTAGGTGGGTATTTTGGTTTCGAAAACATTGGTGATGATGCAATTTTACTTTCAGAAATTTCTTTTTTAAAAAAAGAGGGTTTTAAACCTATAATATTGACAAATAAAGGAAGATCAATTTTTAATGAAGAAGCAATAGATAGATATAATTTTTTCAAAATTTTTAAAATTAAAAATGAGTTTAAATTTTTTATTCTTGGCGGAGGAGGTCTTTTTCAAGATAAAACAAGTTTTAGAAGTTTAGCTTATTACATATTTTTAATTAAATATATGAAACTTTTAGGTAAAAAAGTTATTCTTTTAAATGTAGGCATTGGGCCTATTATAAGAAATATCTCTAAAAAACTATTATATAATGTGTTAAAAAATTGTGATCTTATTTTTTTAAGAGATTCATATTCATTTGAATTTTTTAAAAATTTAAATAATAAATTTTTAAGTAGTGATTCTACTTTTTATTTTGATATTGATGAAGTTGAAAAGGAAAATAAAATAGGTATTTCTATAAGATATTTTGATAAATTAGATTTAAATAAAATTGAAAATTTCTTAAAAATCATAATAAAAAAAGTTAATCTTGAAGTTGAATTTATTGTCTTTTCAAAAGAGGAAATTGAAATAGCAAGAAAACTAAATTTAAATTATTTTTATTCTAATGATCCTATTAAAATAATTGAAAGAATTGGTAAATTGAAATTTTTAATAGGAACAAGATATCACTCAATTATATTTTCAATTTTAACAGAAACTCCTTTTATTGCTTTAGTATATGATATTAAAGTTAAAAACATAGTTAAAGAAATTGGGTTAAATAATTTAATTTTCCCTGAAGATGAATTAGAAACTTGGAGTACTATTTTTTCTGAAAATTTTAAAAAATTAGAAGATTTAAAAAATATTTTAAAGGAGAAAAAGAGAGAATTAAAAGAAAGATTAAATTTTTCATTTAAGAAAACAGTTGAATTTATTAAAAATGATTATTTTTAACTTTTTTCCATTTATTTTCATAAATGAATGTATATATTGTGGTAAAGAGTATGAAGGAACAATATGCTCAGATTGTAGAAAAAAACTTTTTGTAAGAGGAGTTAGTAGAACACAACTTGGAAATAAACTTTATTTTCTTACTATTTATAATAAAAATGGTGAGATTTTAGTTGATTATTTGAAAAATAAAAAATTTTTATCAATAACAAAATATCTTATTGAAGAAACACTTTTTTTAATAAAAGAAGATTTTGATTATATAACTACAATCCCCTCTCTTAATTTTTTATCATATATTCCTGAACATCTTGAGATATTTTCTAAGGAACTTGCAAAAAAGAAAAAAATTAAATTTATTGAGTTTATAGCAAAAAATAAAAAGATTAAAAGTCAAACAATTCTTCCAATAAATGAAAGATATTTAAATCCTAAAGATGCCTTTGTTCTAAGAAGAGATTATAAAAATTTAATAAATAGAAGTAAAATTCTTTTAATAGACGATGTTTATACCACAGGCTCTACTTTAAGAGAATGTGAAAAATTAATAATGAATCATGGAGGAGAAATAGTATCGCTTGTTATTTCAAAAGCAATTTTAAATTATTAAGGAGGGTATTAAATGGAAAGAACACTTTTAATTTTAAAACCAGATGCTTTTAAGAGAGGTCTTGTTGGTGAAATAATTAAGAGAATTGAAATGAAAGGTTTCAAAATTGTTAATATGAAATTTGAAATTCTTTCAAAAAATAAAGCTGAAAAACTATATAAAATTCACAAAGAAAAAGATTTTTTTGAAAGTTTGATAAAATTTATGACCTCTGGTCCTATACTTGCAATTGAGGTAGAAGGTGAAAATGCTATATTAATTATGAGAAAACTTATTGGAGCCACAAAACCAGAAGATAGGGAAATGGGGTCAATTAGAGGTGATTTGGCACTTGGACTTACTGAAAATTTGGTTCACGCATCAGATTCAAAAGAAAATTTTGAATATGAAAGAGAGGTTATCTTTGGGAGAGAATGACACATGTCAAATTTTAAAGATATAATGGAAAAACTATTTTCATTATATAGAGACGGAAAATATGAAGATGCTTTAAATTTAATACAAGAAAATAAAAAGAATTATTTAAAATATCTTTCAAGATTATTTTATTATGAAGCATGTTTTTTGAGTGTTTTAAATAAAAAAGATGAAGCTATAAAAATTTTAAATGACGCAATAAATTCTGGTTTCTGGTGGTCGGTTACTACATTAAACTATGAAAAAGATTTTGATTCAATTAGAGATAGTATTGAATTTAAAGAAATCATAGAAAAAATTAAAAAAATAGAAGATAATGAAAATAGATTAATCAAAAGAGAATATCTAATTTTTGAACCGATTGATCTTGATAAAAATAAAATTTATCCAATTATTATTTCACTTCATCCAAGAGATTCAAACATTTATGATTTTTCAAAATATTTTGAAATTGAAAACTTAAAGAAAAATTATTTTTTACTTTTTCCTCAATCTCCAATAAAAACATCTTTTGATGGATATTCTTGGGATAAATCTGAAATATGTTACAAAGAAGTTATTCAAATATTTGATGAAGTTTTAGAAAAATTTAAAAAAATAAACAAAAATGAAATAATTATTTCAGGTGCTTCTCAAGGAGCAAGAATTTCACTTGAAATTTATTTAAAAAAATTAATTGATATAAAAGGTTGGATTGGTATAATTCCAGCATTCAGAGATATAAATTATCTTTTACCAATTCTTGATTCAATCAATAAAAAGAAATTTAAATTTTCTTTTATAGTGGGCAAAAAAGATAATTTCTTTAGAATTGCAAATGAATTAAACAAAGAATTAATTAATAGAGGTTTTAAGACTTTATTTATTGAGAATGAAAATTTAGGACACTCAATCCCAAAAAATTTTGAAGAAGAATTAATCAAGTGCATAAATTTTATTCTAAAAGATTAATTAAAAAAACTTTAAGTTTTGGATATTAATATACTCTTAACTTAACTTTTTTCTTTTCATATATTATCTTATTTATTTGGGATATAAAATTGTAATTTTCTTTTCTTTTTCATCCCACAAAACACTTGCACCAAGAGATTCTGAAACAACTCTAATCGGGACAAAAACTCTTCCAGGAGGAAGTAAAAGTGGAGGTGAGTCCATCATAAATAGAACTGAATTTACATAATAATTTAATTTATTAACCCACATTGTTAAAGAGGTGTCATATAGAGTTATCATAACCTTTTTTTCATTTCCATCCCAAATAACTGTACCACCAATTGATTCTGAAATGAATCTTAAAGGAACATAGGTTCTTCCATTTCTTATAAATGGTGCTGTATCAAGTTTAATTTCTTTTCCATTAACAAAAGAAGTTATCTTTCCTATAAAAAGAAAAATTTCTTTCTTTTCAATTCTATAAACTACTCTTGTTGCTCTTATCTCATTTCCTGCTAAATCGACTGCTTTAATTTCAAATTTGTTATAACCAGGTGTTAATGGAAAATCTTTAAAGAAAGTGCCATCTTCTCTAAGCTTTACTTCAACTCCATTTATAAAAACTTTTGCATCTCCCTCAGTTCTACCTGAAACTGTAAAAGTTTGAGTTGTTACTTTATATATAGAAGGAACATTAAGCGTTAAAGTTGGAGGAGTTGTATCTCTTATTATTTTTATCAAGGTATCTTTTCTATTTCCAGCCTTATCAATTGCAGTAAATTTAAAATTATTTTCTCCTTCGTTTAATTTAACAAAAACTTTAAATGAACCATCCTCATTTAATTCTACATCTTTTCCATCTAATAAAATTCTTGCACCAATTTCTGTTTTTCCTTCAATAAAAAATTCTATTTTATTTGTAATTAAATTATTTTCAATATTAAAAATAATTTCTGGCGGAATAGTGTCTTTTTTAATTGAAAATTTAATCTCTATTTCTTTATAATCATCAAATGAGTAAATTTTTATTTTATCAATAATTTTATCACCTTCATTAAAAATAGAAGTGTCTATTAATCCTTCAATTTCTTCTTTTCCATCGAATTGATATTTATCAAGTTTTATATATTCTGGAGAAACCAATATCCCCTTACCTTGGATTGTAAATTTGAATTTTAATATCTCTCCTTTTTCAATTTCTCCAAAATCGAATTTATTTTGATTTAATTCAATTTGAGAAAATTTGATTACTTGAATTCTATGATTAAATGTATCAGTAATATAAATAGTTCTATCTTTAACTAAAATTCCTTCTGGTTTTAAAAATTTTCCTATATCTTTTTTATAAAAATTCTCATCAAAATTTTGTGTTATAAATCTTAAAAAAGGACCTCCTTGCTCTCCAAATGATCTAGTATAAACACCGTCAAAAGTAAAGAAATCCAGTCTACCTCCTTCATTTAAAACAACCAATTCATTTTCACTATATCTTGCGATAGAGACAGGATAAGATAAAATTTCTTTTCCAAAACTCTTTATAAATTTTCCGCTTTTATCAAAAATATGGACTCTGTTTCCAAAAGTATCACAAACATAAATTCTATAAACATCATCAAGAACAGTTATTCCTCTTGGACCATATCCAGATATACCATATTTATCAAGAGTTAAAGAGGAGGTTTTTGTAAATTGACCATCGCCTGATCCAATTCCTCCAAATTTAAATTTAAATTTACCATTTTCATCAAAAACTTGAACCCTTGCGTTAAAATCTGTTACATAAGACCAATTATCACTCCCAATTGCAATTGAAAGAGGATACATAAACTCTCCATCTGCTCCACCCATTCTTCCAAATGACCATAAATATTTACCATCTTTATCATATACTTCAACAACATGACTTCCTGTATCTAAAACAAAAATTTCATCTTTACTATTTACCGCAATACCTAATGGATATTGAATTTTCCCAGGTGCTGCACCAAAAGAGGAAAAAGATTTTATAAATTTTCCATTTTTATCAAAAAGTGAAATTGTTGATGTTCCAGAATTTGCAACAACAAGAGTTCCATCTCTTAGCATAGCGATACTTTGAGGAAAATAAACAGGAGATTTGATATCATCTCCTATTTTATTTATTACATTTCCTTCTAAATCAAGGATATAAATTTTTTCATCCTGAGAATTATATAAAATCATATAATTTTCAAATTTCTCAATACATTCAAGTTTTCCAAAATTATCTTTAACTTTTTTAATGAATTCTCCGTTTTTATTAAAAATTTGAATTCTTCCATTAGATTTTTCAACAATCCACAAATTTCCATTTTTGTCAAATGTAAAAGAGGTTGGAGAATAGAGTTTACCATCATCTAGACCCGGTGTTCCAAAATCATAAAGATAATTTCCATTAAGATTAAAAACTTGAACCCTTGAATTTCCAGAATCGAGAACATAAACTTTATCTTCATAAGTTATAATATCTAGAGGTGCTTTAAACTCTTTTTTACCACTTCCGCTCTTACCTATAATCATTTTCAATTCGTTATCAATTGAAAAAACTTTAACTGTATCATCTCTTCTATCTGTTATCCAGAGGTTAAAATTTGAATCCATCGCAATTGATGTTGGTAACATTTTAGGATATTCAATAAAGAAACCAGCAAATTCACCATTATGTCTAAAAACTTTTACTTTACCTGAATTAAGATCGCATACATATATAAAATCTTCATCAACTAAAAGAGAAGATGGATTAAGAAATGTATTTAATGAGTCTCCAAAACCACCAAAACTAAGTAGAAGATTGAAATTTCTATCAAAAATTAGTACTCTAAAATGCATTGAATCAAGAACAAAAAATTTCTCATTGAAATATTTTATATCTCTAACTGTATAAAAATTTTTATTAAGAGGTCCATACCCAAAAACACTTATATTATCTTGTGAAAATGAGGTTTGAATTTCTCTTATCACAAAAATTAGTATTAATAATAGAATAATTAAAACTAATAATATTTTTCTCATATCTTTATTTTAACATTAAATTATTTCTTCAAATGGATTAATAAATTCTTCTTTTTTCTTTGCAATTATTACATAAACCGAAAGTTCTCTTCCTGCATAAGTTTTTTCATAAAATGGTTTTTTAAACCCTATTTTTTCAAGAATTCCTATTGTTTCATTTATATCTGCTTTATGAAGTAGTTTTATCTTAAACTCTTCAAGTAATTTCATTTCTTTATCAAAAAGAAGATACAGCTTTCCTTCGTCTTTTAAAAATTTATAAGTTAAAGATAAATCTTCTAATATATCCCTTTTTCTCAAATCGATTGAAACCCAAATTATAAAGTCAAGAACTTCTTTTTTGATGTTATAGTATGATTTTTTTGTTATTGAAATTATGTTTTTTTGAAATCCAAACTCTCTAACTTTTTCTTTTAAATCTTTTATAAAATTAGTCAAAACTAAAATTTTTCCATCATAAACTTCTTCAGCAAGATCAAATAAAGAAACATAATCATTAGTATCAATTATTAAAATTTTTGAATCTTTATTAAATTTTTCTTTTTTTAAAAATATATTCTCTATTGTTTCATGACTATTAAATTTTAGATTCATAACTTATAAAATTAATGCAATCCCGATATCCATTACATTATTTCCTGTTGATCCTGTAATTATTAAATCATTTAGATTTTTAAAAAAATTGTATGAATCATTATTTTCTAAAAATTTATTATAATCGAGATTCAATAATTCTCCTCTATTTAATGTATCACCATCAACAATTGCTCCTGCTGCATCTGTTACCCCATCAATTCCATCTGTGCCAAAAGATAAAAATAAAATATCTTTATTTTTTATATATTTTGAAATTATGAGAGATAATTCTTGATTTCTCCCCCCTTTTCCAAATCCTTTTACAAAAACAGTTGTTTCACCACCAAAAATTAACGCAGCTGGTTTTTTAATATTAATTTTATTTTCATAAATATCAAGAATAATTCCACCAATAACCTTGCTTACTTCTTTAATATCTCCCTGAATTCTTGAACCTAAATATAAAGTTGAATATCCTTTACTATAAAAAAATTCAATTAAATTTTTACATGCTTCATAATTTGAAGAAATAATAAAATTTTTAACTCTCTCTTTTGGAAAATCCTTTTCTTTTAAAGTTTCTTCGATTTCATTTCTAATTCCTTTATTTATAATTTCAACAACACTTACTGGAACTTTATTAATTAAATCATATTTTTTTAGAATATTTAATGCATCTAAAAAGGTTGAATTATCAAAATATGTTGGACCAGATGCAATAACACTCAAGTCATCTCCTATTACATCTGAAATTATTAATGAATAAACCTTTCCTTTTAAGTATTTTAATAATTTTCCTCCCTTTATTTCTGAAATGTGCTTTCTAATAGTATTAATCTCTTCAATTGAAAGCCCTGTTTTTAACATTAATTTTGTTAATTCTATTAAATCATTTAAAGAGATTAAAGAATGTTCAACAAGAGAAGACCCACCACCTGAAATCATAATTAAAACTAAATCATTTTCTTGAATTTCTTTTGAAAATTTTATTAATTTTTTCCCAGCATAAATACTATTTTCACTTGGATATGGATGATCTCCTTTTATATATTCAATATTTCTTGGAAAATTTGAATAGTCAATATTACTAACAACTATTCCTTTATATATATCCAATTTAGATAAAACTCCTTTTGTCATCTTAATTGCTGCTTTACCGAAAGAAATTAAAAAATTTCTATTAAAATTTTTTAAATCTATATCTTCAAACAAAATTTTTAATTTATTACCATTTTTTATTAAACACTCTTTCACTTTATTTTCAGGATCAATTTTTTCTAATATATATTCAATTGATTTTAACGCATCTAATCTTAATTTTCTAAATTTTCCTTTGCCATTCAAAACAATTTCACTAAGATTATCTATTTTTTTCATAAATAAAATTTTAACAAATTATTAATATAATAAATTATTTTTAATTTTATACTATCATAATAAAATTTTACAATTAATGAAAATATATATTAAATTATTAAAATATTTTTTTGAGAAATTATTGTAAATAAGATAAAATATGAATTAAGGGAGAAATTTATGAAAAAATATCTTTTATTAACAATTATTTTAATAATAATTTTATTTGGATGCTCTAAAAAAGCTCAAAAGGAGTACATAAAAATTTTTTTAACAAGTGGAGTTATAAAAGAAAATAATTTAATACCAAAAGATTATACATGTGAAGGTAAAGATATTTCGCCTCAATTAGAATGGAGTAATGTTCCAAATGGAACTGTGTCATTCTGCTTAATTATGGATGATCCAGATGCTCCTGGTGGAGTTTTTACTCACTGGATAATATTTAATATCCCATCCACTTATAAATCTTTACCAGAAAATTTTCCAAAAATACCTGAATTTGAAAATGGAATAAAACAAGGAAAAAATGATTTTAATAAAATTGGATATAATGGACCTTGTCCACCAATCGGTTCAACTCATCAATATAGATTTACAATTTATGCTATAGATAAAATGTTAAATTTAGAAAGTGGCGTTAAAGTAGAAGAAGTGATGAAAGAAATTGAAAATCATATCTTGGGGAAGGGAGAATTCGTTTGTATATTTTCTCGTTAAAAGAGGTGATATTATGTGTGATACATTTGTCATTTTAGGAAAGAGAACTTTAAGTGGCTTTACAATTTTTGGAAAAAACTCAGATAGAGACCCAAATGAAGTACAAATCTTTACACTTATAAATAATAGAGGAATTTCAAAGGAAAATATTAAAACAACTTATATTGAAATTGAACCATATGAAGTAAAATTTAGAATTTTTCTTTCAAAGCCAACTTGGCTTTGGGGCGGAGAGATGGGAATAAATGAATGTGGAGTTTCAATTGGTAATGAAGCAGTGTTTACAAAGATAAAATATAAAGATATTGGACTTACTGGTATGGATATGATAAGAATTGCTCTTGAAACAAGTGGAACTTCTTTTGAGGCTGTTCAGAAAATCATTGAATTGAATGAAAAATATGGACAAGGTGGAAATTGTGGTTATGAAAAGAAAATTAAATATCATAATTCTTTTTTAATTTCAGATTCAAAAGATGCATATGTTCTTGAACTTGTTGATAAATATTACGCTTATAAAAAAATTGATGAATATTATAATATTAGCAATAAATTATCAATAGGTAAGGATTTTGATGGAATACATCCAGATTTAAAAAATGGTATAAATTTTGAAAAGTACTTTTCAAATAAGCTTTATACAATTTTAAGTGGTGCTATAGAAAGAGAAAAAAGAGGAAAATATCTTTTAGAAAAAGAAAAAAAACATTCAAGAGAAACTTTTATAAAAATTCTTTCTGATAGAGGAACAAAAAAGATTGCATCAATGAAAAATATATGTATGAATGCTGGAGGAGGTTTAATTTCAAGCCAGACAACATCTTCAATGATAGTTGAATATGGAAAGAAAAACATAATTTGGTTTACAATGAGCCCAAATCCAGAAATTTCACTTTTTAAACCAACTTTCTTTACAGATGACAATCCTCTTGATTATAAAAACGAAAAAAAATTAATTAAAATTTGGAAATTAAATAATTTATTTTTTAGAAAATATATTGAAAATTTTGAAGAAAATGAGTTAAAAATAAGATCTCTGAAATATGAGTATCAGAATAAAATATTTGAATTGCTTAAAGATATAGATTTAGAAAAATTAAAAGATTATGAGTTAAATAAAATAACAGAAAAAAGTATGGAATTTGAAAATGAATATAGAGAAAGAGGAATAAAGGAAATGGAAACCACAAAAAAGAAGAAATATTTCTATTTTACAAATTATTGGGATAAAGAAAATAAAAAATTAATTCAAAAAGAAAATGATTTGGATTTAAAAAATTTATATAAAAAACTACTCTTTTAATTTTCTTTTTAATTCATCTATTATTTTTACAGGGAGAGGTTCAATCCCTTTTAATAATGCTAATTTAATTGAAATATAATCTCCTAATGGAATTAAAGAATATAAATTAAAAAGTGGCTTTTCACCAAAAGATAAAAATTCTAAAACATTCCATCCTCTTTTTTTAAGTAATTCAACTGATATATCTATCCTCTTTTTCATTTGAGATATATCTAATTGATCTCTTAAAATTATAAAAATTAATTTATCTTTAAATTCTTTACAATCCCAAAAAACAGATTCATTATGATTTAATTCTGGGAAAGATAAATTATATGAAATATATTTTGAATTCTCGTTAATTTCTTGTTTCCATCTTAATGCAACAGGTGTTAAAGAATTTGAAGAGTAAATAATAGGTATTTTTTCTTTAATCAAATCTGAAATTCTATCACCTTCATTATCATTTTCTTTAAATTTTTCATAAAGAGAATTTATTTTATCAAAAAATTCATCTTCACCAAGATCTTCTTCTAAAAATAGTTTAAGAATAAAATAAACTGGATAAAACAAATATGGAAAAGCCATTCTAGGTGGATATGATGATGGAATTTTATAGGTCAAATATCTTTTTTCTGATAGTTCAAAAAGTTCACCATTAGAAGTAATAGAAATAATTTTTGCTCCCTTTTTTTCTCCTTCATAAAAATTTGAAAGAGTTTCTTCTGTATTTCCTGAATAAGATATCAAAAAAAGAAGTGTTTTGTTTGATATAAATTTAGGAAGTTTATAATCTTTGTTTATTATGATTGGTATCTTAATATAATCTTTGAAAAGATAGTAAATAAAATCTCCTGTAAAACCAGAGCCACCCATTCCAGATATAACTATATTCTCAACATCTTTTATCAGATTAAAATCTATTTTCTTTTCAAGCGTTAAACTTCTTGATAA contains these protein-coding regions:
- a CDS encoding WecB/TagA/CpsF family glycosyltransferase — translated: MEKVDILGIKIDNLTHEEALQKLVQFIEEKKFHLVFTINSENATKVLENKNFFEVIKNADLIIPDGIGIILASKILKNPLKERIPGIDISFKLMEIANKKGYKIVLIGGKEGISEKAKENLKRFFNNLNIVKTYNGYFNEYEEEKILSEIKDINPDILLVGMGSEKQELWIWKHKDVFKNVGVCIGVGGTLDIWAGEKKRAPKFIQKMGLEWLYRVLIEPKRIFRIFKIFRFIYKLFIERWKKSF
- a CDS encoding polysaccharide pyruvyl transferase family protein: MEKILLGGYFGFENIGDDAILLSEISFLKKEGFKPIILTNKGRSIFNEEAIDRYNFFKIFKIKNEFKFFILGGGGLFQDKTSFRSLAYYIFLIKYMKLLGKKVILLNVGIGPIIRNISKKLLYNVLKNCDLIFLRDSYSFEFFKNLNNKFLSSDSTFYFDIDEVEKENKIGISIRYFDKLDLNKIENFLKIIIKKVNLEVEFIVFSKEEIEIARKLNLNYFYSNDPIKIIERIGKLKFLIGTRYHSIIFSILTETPFIALVYDIKVKNIVKEIGLNNLIFPEDELETWSTIFSENFKKLEDLKNILKEKKRELKERLNFSFKKTVEFIKNDYF
- the ndk gene encoding nucleoside-diphosphate kinase translates to MERTLLILKPDAFKRGLVGEIIKRIEMKGFKIVNMKFEILSKNKAEKLYKIHKEKDFFESLIKFMTSGPILAIEVEGENAILIMRKLIGATKPEDREMGSIRGDLALGLTENLVHASDSKENFEYEREVIFGRE
- a CDS encoding stalk domain-containing protein; translation: MRKILLVLIILLLILIFVIREIQTSFSQDNISVFGYGPLNKNFYTVRDIKYFNEKFFVLDSMHFRVLIFDRNFNLLLSFGGFGDSLNTFLNPSSLLVDEDFIYVCDLNSGKVKVFRHNGEFAGFFIEYPKMLPTSIAMDSNFNLWITDRRDDTVKVFSIDNELKMIIGKSGSGKKEFKAPLDIITYEDKVYVLDSGNSRVQVFNLNGNYLYDFGTPGLDDGKLYSPTSFTFDKNGNLWIVEKSNGRIQIFNKNGEFIKKVKDNFGKLECIEKFENYMILYNSQDEKIYILDLEGNVINKIGDDIKSPVYFPQSIAMLRDGTLVVANSGTSTISLFDKNGKFIKSFSSFGAAPGKIQYPLGIAVNSKDEIFVLDTGSHVVEVYDKDGKYLWSFGRMGGADGEFMYPLSIAIGSDNWSYVTDFNARVQVFDENGKFKFKFGGIGSGDGQFTKTSSLTLDKYGISGYGPRGITVLDDVYRIYVCDTFGNRVHIFDKSGKFIKSFGKEILSYPVSIARYSENELVVLNEGGRLDFFTFDGVYTRSFGEQGGPFLRFITQNFDENFYKKDIGKFLKPEGILVKDRTIYITDTFNHRIQVIKFSQIELNQNKFDFGEIEKGEILKFKFTIQGKGILVSPEYIKLDKYQFDGKEEIEGLIDTSIFNEGDKIIDKIKIYSFDDYKEIEIKFSIKKDTIPPEIIFNIENNLITNKIEFFIEGKTEIGARILLDGKDVELNEDGSFKVFVKLNEGENNFKFTAIDKAGNRKDTLIKIIRDTTPPTLTLNVPSIYKVTTQTFTVSGRTEGDAKVFINGVEVKLREDGTFFKDFPLTPGYNKFEIKAVDLAGNEIRATRVVYRIEKKEIFLFIGKITSFVNGKEIKLDTAPFIRNGRTYVPLRFISESIGGTVIWDGNEKKVMITLYDTSLTMWVNKLNYYVNSVLFMMDSPPLLLPPGRVFVPIRVVSESLGASVLWDEKEKKITILYPK
- a CDS encoding glycerate kinase, whose protein sequence is MKKIDNLSEIVLNGKGKFRKLRLDALKSIEYILEKIDPENKVKECLIKNGNKLKILFEDIDLKNFNRNFLISFGKAAIKMTKGVLSKLDIYKGIVVSNIDYSNFPRNIEYIKGDHPYPSENSIYAGKKLIKFSKEIQENDLVLIMISGGGSSLVEHSLISLNDLIELTKLMLKTGLSIEEINTIRKHISEIKGGKLLKYLKGKVYSLIISDVIGDDLSVIASGPTYFDNSTFLDALNILKKYDLINKVPVSVVEIINKGIRNEIEETLKEKDFPKERVKNFIISSNYEACKNLIEFFYSKGYSTLYLGSRIQGDIKEVSKVIGGIILDIYENKINIKKPAALIFGGETTVFVKGFGKGGRNQELSLIISKYIKNKDILFLSFGTDGIDGVTDAAGAIVDGDTLNRGELLNLDYNKFLENNDSYNFFKNLNDLIITGSTGNNVMDIGIALIL
- a CDS encoding YbhB/YbcL family Raf kinase inhibitor-like protein, translating into MKKYLLLTIILIIILFGCSKKAQKEYIKIFLTSGVIKENNLIPKDYTCEGKDISPQLEWSNVPNGTVSFCLIMDDPDAPGGVFTHWIIFNIPSTYKSLPENFPKIPEFENGIKQGKNDFNKIGYNGPCPPIGSTHQYRFTIYAIDKMLNLESGVKVEEVMKEIENHILGKGEFVCIFSR
- a CDS encoding carcinine hydrolase/isopenicillin-N N-acyltransferase family protein; translated protein: MCDTFVILGKRTLSGFTIFGKNSDRDPNEVQIFTLINNRGISKENIKTTYIEIEPYEVKFRIFLSKPTWLWGGEMGINECGVSIGNEAVFTKIKYKDIGLTGMDMIRIALETSGTSFEAVQKIIELNEKYGQGGNCGYEKKIKYHNSFLISDSKDAYVLELVDKYYAYKKIDEYYNISNKLSIGKDFDGIHPDLKNGINFEKYFSNKLYTILSGAIEREKRGKYLLEKEKKHSRETFIKILSDRGTKKIASMKNICMNAGGGLISSQTTSSMIVEYGKKNIIWFTMSPNPEISLFKPTFFTDDNPLDYKNEKKLIKIWKLNNLFFRKYIENFEENELKIRSLKYEYQNKIFELLKDIDLEKLKDYELNKITEKSMEFENEYRERGIKEMETTKKKKYFYFTNYWDKENKKLIQKENDLDLKNLYKKLLF
- a CDS encoding bifunctional phosphoglucose/phosphomannose isomerase translates to MFDLFFKFPLDFKLSRSLTLEKKIDFNLIKDVENIVISGMGGSGFTGDFIYYLFKDYIKIPIIINKDYKLPKFISNKTLLFLISYSGNTEETLSNFYEGEKKGAKIISITSNGELFELSEKRYLTYKIPSSYPPRMAFPYLFYPVYFILKLFLEEDLGEDEFFDKINSLYEKFKENDNEGDRISDLIKEKIPIIYSSNSLTPVALRWKQEINENSKYISYNLSFPELNHNESVFWDCKEFKDKLIFIILRDQLDISQMKKRIDISVELLKKRGWNVLEFLSFGEKPLFNLYSLIPLGDYISIKLALLKGIEPLPVKIIDELKRKLKE